The following coding sequences lie in one Lolium perenne isolate Kyuss_39 chromosome 2, Kyuss_2.0, whole genome shotgun sequence genomic window:
- the LOC127335126 gene encoding small ribosomal subunit protein cS23, with protein sequence MLPMSVHPATTPALASRPRVSLPIPSTTSSSYPGIVHFHSRKLPVRSLRSLAAATGEPYVGLGEEEPLGGEVAAEAVEESEEYKVEVPEKQDPVLVLKFIWMEKNIGIALDQMVPGFGSIPLSPYYFWPRKDAWEELRAKLEEKEWISQKQMIILLNQATDIINLWQQGGGSLSS encoded by the exons ATGCTCCCCATGTCCGTCCACCCCGCCACGACACCGGCCCTCGCCTCGCGGCCCCGGGTCTCCCTGCCCATACcatccaccacctcctcctcctaccCCGGCATTGTCCACTTCCACAGCAGGAAGCTGCCCGTTCGCTCGCTCCGCAgcctcgccgccgccaccggGGAGCCCTACGTCGGTTTGGGGGAAGAGGAGCCACTTGGTGGAGAAGTAGCTGCGGAAGCCGTGGAGGAAAGCGAGGAG TACAAGGTGGAGGTGCCCGAAAAGCAGGACCCGGTGCTGGTGCTGAAATTCATATGGATGGAGAAGAACATCGGCATCGCCCTCGACCAGATGGTTCCGGGCTTCGGCAGCATCCCCTTGAGCCCGTACTACTTTTGGCCACGGAAGGATGCGTGGGAGGAGCTCAGAGCAAAGCTGGAGGAGAAAGAGTGGATCTCGCAGAAGCAGATGATCATCCTTCTCAACCAGGCCACTGACATCATCAACCTCTGGCAGCAGGGCGGCGGCAGCTTGTCGTCATGA